From Bosea sp. NBC_00550, the proteins below share one genomic window:
- the prfB gene encoding peptide chain release factor 2 (programmed frameshift) → MRPEIQTQLDNAKQSIGLLRRHLDWDQAQRRLAELNALSEGPDFWNDAEAAQKLMRERTGLETQIEGITKLERELDDALTLIELGEMEDDAATVTEGEQAIKAVQDEAARLQVETLLSGEADMLDTYIEIHPGAGGTESQDWAEMLLRMYRRWGERRKFKVETLEYQDGDTAGIKSATLQFKGHNAYGWLKTESGVHRLVRISPFDSNARRQTSFASVWVYPVVDDRIIIDVKESDCRIDTYRAQGAGGQHINTTDSAVRITHLPTGIAVSCQQERSQHKNRAKAWDMLRARLYEVELKKREEKANAEQASKTDIGWGHQIRSYVLQPYQLVKDLRTGVASTDPSEVLDGALDPFMEASLAQRVYGTEVEVEDID, encoded by the exons ATGCGCCCCGAAATCCAGACGCAACTCGATAACGCCAAGCAGTCGATCGGACTGCTGAGGAGGCATCTT GACTGGGATCAAGCCCAGCGCCGCCTAGCGGAACTCAACGCCCTCTCGGAGGGGCCCGATTTCTGGAACGATGCCGAAGCTGCGCAGAAGCTGATGCGCGAGCGGACCGGGCTGGAAACCCAGATCGAGGGCATCACCAAGCTTGAACGCGAACTCGATGACGCGTTGACGCTGATCGAGCTCGGCGAGATGGAAGATGACGCGGCGACCGTCACCGAGGGCGAGCAGGCGATCAAGGCCGTGCAGGACGAGGCCGCGCGCCTCCAGGTCGAGACGCTGCTCTCCGGCGAAGCCGACATGCTCGACACCTATATCGAGATCCATCCCGGCGCCGGCGGCACCGAGAGCCAGGATTGGGCCGAGATGCTGCTGCGCATGTATCGGCGCTGGGGCGAGCGGCGGAAGTTCAAGGTCGAGACGCTCGAATATCAGGACGGCGACACGGCCGGCATCAAGTCGGCGACGCTCCAGTTCAAGGGCCACAATGCCTATGGCTGGCTGAAGACCGAATCCGGCGTGCACCGTCTCGTCCGAATCTCGCCCTTCGATTCGAACGCGCGGCGTCAGACCTCCTTCGCGTCGGTCTGGGTCTATCCCGTCGTCGACGACCGCATCATCATCGATGTGAAGGAGTCGGACTGCCGGATCGACACCTACCGCGCCCAGGGCGCCGGCGGGCAGCACATCAACACCACCGATTCGGCGGTGCGCATCACTCACCTGCCGACGGGGATCGCGGTCTCCTGCCAGCAGGAGCGTTCGCAGCACAAGAACCGGGCCAAGGCCTGGGACATGCTGCGCGCCCGGCTCTACGAGGTCGAGCTGAAGAAGCGCGAAGAGAAGGCCAATGCCGAGCAGGCGTCGAAGACCGATATCGGCTGGGGGCACCAGATCCGCTCCTATGTGCTGCAGCCCTATCAACTCGTGAAGGACCTGCGCACCGGAGTGGCCTCGACGGACCCTTCCGAGGTGCTTGACGGTGCTCTCGACCCGTTCATGGAGGCGTCGCTGGCCCAGCGCGTCTACGGGACCGAGGTCGAAGTCGAGGATATCGACTAG